A DNA window from Hordeum vulgare subsp. vulgare chromosome 1H, MorexV3_pseudomolecules_assembly, whole genome shotgun sequence contains the following coding sequences:
- the LOC123413419 gene encoding ethylene-responsive transcription factor 3-like, with the protein MQMPPEMRGRRGSSCGGGGVVQRGGAGEAVGRSQAQGHYRGVRKRPWGRYAAEIRDPWKKTRVWLGTYDTAVDAALAYDRAAVALRGSKARTNFGSGHLPPHHHHHHQHQQQQQPCLLPRPPARPFGGRLDVANPSPWHFVYFPSRLQEFLAQPLPAHAAPSLPSTVLELRTGPSSCPQFDLNEPPSLLFGS; encoded by the coding sequence ATGCAAATGCCGCCGGAGATGAGGGGGCGGCGCGGCAGCAGCTGCGGAGGCGGGGGCGTGGTGCAGAGAGGCGGTGCCGGGGAGGCGGTGGGGCGGTCGCAGGCGCAGGGGCACTACCGCGGGGTCCGGAAGCGGCCGTGGGGCCGGTACGCGGCGGAGATCCGCGACCCGTGGAAGAAGACGCGGGTGTGGCTCGGCACCTACGACACCGCCGTCGACGCCGCGCTCGCCTACGACCGCGCCGCCGTCGCGCTGCGCGGGTCCAAGGCCCGGACCAACTTCGGCAGCGGCCACCTCCccccgcaccaccaccaccaccaccagcaccagcagcagcagcagccgtgcCTGCTTCCGCGGCCGCCGGCACGGCCCTTCGGCGGGCGCCTCGACGTCGCAAACCCGTCCCCCTGGCACTTCGTCTACTTCCCGTCCAGGCTGCAGGAGTTCCTCGCGCAGCCGCTCCCGGCCCACGCCGCGCCGTCGCTGCCGTCCACGGTGCTGGAGCTCCGGACGGGGCCCAGCAGCTGCCCCCAGTTCGACCTCAACGAGCCGCCGTCGCTGCTGTTTGGGTCCTGA